In Gossypium arboreum isolate Shixiya-1 chromosome 6, ASM2569848v2, whole genome shotgun sequence, the following are encoded in one genomic region:
- the LOC108458283 gene encoding pectinesterase, with translation MTTPHQPLLDRSKTSYTRILLLIFTLVAIICSATLVSVRSVRFSSSSTALPYRFCERAVDQKSCSVFLSEMASNTTLKMKDAGDVLQAFLEQSKVRMQNAMNVAKKFKHRINNPGEQAALADCMELMESSMDRIMDSMVAVDKQDATSYSNAHAWLSSVLTNHVTCLDGLEGSARTLMEPGLNDLISRARTSLAIFVSFSPRKTKLIDPLIDGFPSWVSSKDRKLLQSLPNEIKANVVVAKDGSGKYKTLGEAVAAAPDKSKTRYIIYVKKGTYKENVEIGKNKKNLMIVGDGMKSTIITGSLNVIDGSTTFRSATVAAVGDGFMAQDIWFQNTAGPQKHQAVALRVGADQSVINRCQIDGYQDTLYTHSNRQFYRDSEITGTVDFIFGDAAVVFQNCKLVVRKPMDKQSNMVTAQGRIDPNQNTGTSIQSCNIIASSDLEPVKGSFKSYLGRPWKEYSRTVVMQSHIGDHIDPSGWSVWTGDFALKTLYYGEYMNKGPGAGTSKRVKWPGYHVITSADEAKKFTVAGLIQGGSWLKPTGVTFTEGL, from the exons ATGACCACTCCCCATCAGCCTCTATTAGACAGATCCAAAACCTCTTATACCAGGATTCTCCTCCTAATCTTCACCTTGGTTGCTATAATATGCTCAGCTACTTTGGTTAGTGTTCGTTCAGTTAGATTTAGCTCCTCTAGTACTGCTCTCCCATATCGGTTTTGTGAGAGAGCTGTTGACCAGAAATCATGTTCAGTATTTCTGTCAGAAATGGCATCAAATACGACCTTGAAAATGAAGGATGCTGGTGATGTACTGCAAGCCTTCTTAGAGCAGTCCAAAGTTCGTATGCAAAATGCCATGAATGTGGCCAAGAAGTTTAAGCATCGGATCAACAATCCGGGAGAGCAAGCAGCTTTGGCTGATTGCATGGAGTTAATGGAGTCATCCATGGATAGGATCATGGATTCCATGGTGGCTGTTGATAAACAAGATGCCACATCCTATTCAAATGCTCACGCATGGCTAAGTAGTGTACTCACTAACCATGTCACATGCTTGGATGGCCTGGAAGGGTCAGCTCGGACCCTTATGGAGCCAGGGCTCAATGACCTGATATCAAGGGCAAGAACTTCACTGgccatttttgtttctttttctccaAGGAAAACAAAACTTATTGATCCATTGATTGATGGGTTCCCATCGTGGGTCAGCAGCAAGGATCGGAAGCTGTTACAATCTTTGCCTAACGAAATTAAGGCCAATGTTGTGGTGGCCAAAGATGGGAGTGGCAAGTACAAGACATTAGGAGAAGCTGTTGCAGCAGCACCAGATAAAAGCAAGACCAGGTACATAATCTATGTGAAGAAAGGTACTTACAAAGAAAATGTTGAGATAGGAAAGAACAAGAAGAATTTGATGATTGTTGGTGATGGCATGAAATCGACCATTATCACCGGCAGCCTGAATGTTATTGATGGATCTACCACCTTCAGATCAGCCACTGTTG CGGCTGTTGGTGATGGGTTTATGGCCCAAGACATCTGGTTCCAAAATACAGCAGGGCCACAAAAGCATCAAGCAGTGGCCCTTCGTGTCGGAGCCGATCAATCGGTTATAAATCGGTGCCAGATTGATGGCTACCAAGACACACTTTACACCCACTCCAACCGCCAATTCTACAGAGATTCCGAAATTACTGGCACAGTGGATTTCATATTTGGTGATGCAGCAGTGGTGTTCCAGAATTGCAAACTGGTGGTCCGGAAGCCGATGGACAAGCAATCAAACATGGTTACAGCCCAAGGCAGAATAGACCCGAACCAAAACACGGGCACTTCGATCCAAAGCTGTAATATAATAGCAAGTTCTGATCTTGAGCCAGTGAAAGGGTCCTTCAAGTCATATCTGGGGCGTCCCTGGAAGGAGTATTCAAGAACTGTTGTTATGCAATCACACATTGGTGACCATATTGACCCATCAGGGTGGTCAGTTTGGACCGGGGATTTCGCATTGAAGACACTGTACTATGGGGAGTACATGAACAAGGGACCTGGAGCTGGAACTAGCAAGCGAGTGAAATGGCCAGGCTATCATGTCATTACCAGTGCAGACGAGGCCAAGAAATTCACTGTGGCTGGGCTTATACAAGGAGGATCATGGTTGAAACCTACTGGAGTCACATTTACTGAAGGGCTGTAA